A stretch of the Archangium violaceum genome encodes the following:
- a CDS encoding sensor histidine kinase — MNLETYGQESPPASLSDVMDARRDDIVRHWVDRLREGLAPEPRARSVLEDHIGDYLRSFAWSQTRNTCATTDLEVARGVADRAALALDNARLYQEAQEAIRVREDVVAIVSRDLRTPLNVISLSATSLLKRGDVDKRATTAVNRILAAADRASRMIRDLLDFNQARMKGIPVQREPLDFHAHVLRVVKEVRLAHPDRHIAFHASGEGQGEWDGDRLAQVVTNLVGNALQHSPADSPVRVFTRGEGSHVLLEVHNEYVGHAIPPEVLSNLFEPYRRGPEAGASQGSLGLGLFITRQIVLAHGGNIHVRSTPEEGTTFTVRLPRHPS, encoded by the coding sequence GTGAACCTCGAGACGTATGGGCAAGAGTCCCCGCCTGCCTCGCTGTCGGACGTGATGGATGCCCGGCGGGACGACATCGTCCGCCATTGGGTGGACCGGCTGCGCGAGGGTCTGGCTCCGGAGCCCCGGGCCCGAAGCGTGCTGGAGGACCACATTGGTGACTACCTCCGGTCCTTCGCCTGGAGCCAGACCCGAAACACGTGCGCCACGACGGACCTGGAGGTGGCCCGGGGCGTAGCCGATAGAGCGGCGCTGGCGCTGGACAACGCGCGGCTGTACCAGGAGGCGCAGGAAGCCATCCGGGTGAGGGAGGACGTGGTGGCCATCGTCAGCCGCGACCTGCGTACCCCCCTCAATGTCATCAGCCTGTCGGCCACGAGCCTGCTCAAGCGCGGGGACGTGGACAAGCGCGCCACCACTGCCGTCAATCGCATCCTCGCGGCGGCGGACCGGGCCAGCCGGATGATTCGAGACCTGCTGGACTTCAATCAGGCGCGCATGAAGGGCATCCCCGTACAGCGCGAGCCCCTGGACTTCCACGCGCATGTCCTACGGGTGGTGAAGGAGGTGCGGCTGGCCCATCCCGACAGACACATCGCGTTCCACGCCAGCGGAGAGGGGCAGGGCGAGTGGGATGGGGACCGGTTGGCCCAGGTGGTGACCAATCTGGTGGGCAATGCGCTCCAGCACAGTCCGGCGGACTCACCCGTGCGGGTGTTCACCCGGGGCGAGGGCTCGCACGTCCTGCTCGAGGTGCACAACGAGTACGTGGGGCACGCCATTCCACCCGAGGTGCTGTCGAACCTCTTCGAGCCCTACCGGCGGGGGCCCGAGGCCGGTGCGAGTCAGGGCAGCCTCGGCCTGGGGCTCTTCATCACCCGGCAGATCGTGCTCGCCCATGGTGGGAACATCCACGTGCGCTCCACGCCAGAGGAGGGCACCACCTTCACCGTGCGCCTGCCTCGACATCCGAGCTAG